In a genomic window of Vidua macroura isolate BioBank_ID:100142 chromosome 33, ASM2450914v1, whole genome shotgun sequence:
- the LOC128821050 gene encoding LOW QUALITY PROTEIN: RNA-binding protein 4B-like (The sequence of the model RefSeq protein was modified relative to this genomic sequence to represent the inferred CDS: deleted 2 bases in 2 codons) — MVKLFIGNLPREATEQEIRSLFEQYGKVLECDIIKNYGFVHIEDKTAAEDAIRNLHHHKLHGVCINVEASKNKSKASTKLHVGNISPACTNLELRAKFEEYGPVIECDIVKDYAFVHMERAEDAVEAIRGLDNTEFQGKRMRVQLSTSRLRTAPGMGDKSGCYRCGKEGHWSKECPVDRPGQVADFAEAYNEQYGAVRTPYTAGYGETVYYDEAYGGMADYYKRYRVRSYATASAYDAYAEQTMAQYSQYAQYSQVQSSAMAATTAMAGRIPTTLDAYDRALLPTPGAAAAVAAAAATAAAAAASSTYYTRDRSPLRRTAAAASTVGEAYTYERGQLSPVSSVARASLYDMQRFGRDPYADRARYSAF; from the exons ATGGTGAAGCTGTTCATCGGGAACCTGCCGCGGGAGGCGACGGAGCAGGAGATCCGCTCCCTGTTCGAGCAGTACGGGAAGGTGCTGGAGTGCGACATCATCAAGAACTACGGCTTCGTGCACATCGAGGACAAGACGGCGGCCGAGGACGCCATCCGCAACCTGCACCACCACAAGCTGCACGGCGTCTGCATCAACGTGGAGGCCAGCAAGAACAAGAGCAAGGCCTCCACCAAGCTGCACGTGGGCAACATCAGCCCCGCGTGCACCAACCTGGAGCTGCGCGCCAAGTTCGAGGAGTATGGCCCCGTCATCGAGTGCGACATCGTCAAGGACTACGCCTTCGTGCACATGGAGCGGGCCGAGGACGCCGTAGAGGCCATCCGGGGGCTGGACAACACCGAGTTCCAAG GCAAGCGGATGCGCGTGCAGCTGTCCACCAGCCGGCTGCGGACGGCGCCCGGGATGGGAGACAAGAGCGGCTGCTACCGCTGCGGGAAGGAG GGGCACTGGTCTAAGGAGTGCCCGGTCGATCGCCCGGGGCAAGTGGCGGACTTTGCCGAGGCCTATAACGAGCAGTACGGAGCCGTGCGCACTCCCTACACCGCGGGCTATGGGGAGACCGTGTATTACGATGAGGCCTACGGCGGGATGGCCGACTACTACAAGCGCTACCGCGTC CGCTCCTACGCCACGGCCTCGGCGTACGACGCCTACGCGGAGCAGACCATGGCCCAGTACTCCCAGTACGCCCAGTACTCCCAGGTCCAGTCCTCGGCCATGGCCGCCACCACGGCCATGGCCGGCCGCATCCCCACCACCTTAGACGCGTACGACCGAGCGCTGCTGCCCACCCCGGGCGCGGCGGCCGCcgtcgccgccgccgccgccaccgccgcggccgccgccgcgtCCTCCACGTATTACACCCGGGACAGGAGCCCCCTGCGCCGCACGGCCGCCGCGGCCAGCACCGTCGGAGAGGCGTACACGTACGAGCGTGGGCAGCTGTCGCCCGTCTCCTCGGTGGCCCGGGCGTCCCTCTACGACATGCAGC